In Streptomyces sp. NBC_00433, a single genomic region encodes these proteins:
- a CDS encoding extracellular solute-binding protein, protein MSVRRRRLVSLMAAGLGAVLAASVLSGCGAASAGSKHVTLHLVAADYGDPKTGNSSTAYWNDLVRSFEQKNPDITVDVQVVDWDHVDDKVSAMVKAGKAPDLAQIGSYADYAAKGLLYSADDIFTVSMQADFIPSLVKAGSVNRVQYGIPWASSSRLFFYNKALFKDAGIKHPPTTWAELAHDASKLKDDGVKVPYGLPLGPEEAQAESLMWMLGAGGNYTDAVGGYSFGSNENIAAFTWLKDNLVAKGLTGPGDPATTNRRTVFADFLAGKAGMINGHPTLLAQAKAAHIDVGVAALPGQHGALADTLGVADWMMAFKQKDDHLAADSAFLRYVYSSDNSLRFLDQYGLLPVTTSASQAMERNPKDKDMLQFLDRLPEAAFYPVNKTSWGAVSDQVKKSIGAAVHGSPAQVLSTLQRFGVAQGGN, encoded by the coding sequence ATGAGCGTGCGGCGACGAAGACTCGTCAGCTTGATGGCGGCCGGACTCGGTGCGGTCCTGGCCGCGAGCGTCCTCAGCGGCTGCGGCGCGGCGTCGGCGGGCAGCAAGCACGTCACCCTGCACCTGGTCGCGGCGGACTACGGCGACCCGAAGACGGGCAACAGCTCGACGGCGTACTGGAACGACCTCGTCAGGTCCTTCGAGCAGAAGAACCCGGACATCACGGTCGACGTCCAGGTCGTCGACTGGGACCACGTGGACGACAAGGTCAGCGCGATGGTCAAGGCGGGCAAGGCCCCCGACCTGGCACAGATCGGCTCCTACGCCGACTACGCCGCCAAGGGCCTGCTCTACAGCGCCGACGACATCTTCACGGTCAGCATGCAGGCCGACTTCATCCCGTCGCTGGTCAAGGCCGGCTCCGTCAACCGGGTGCAGTACGGCATACCGTGGGCGTCCAGCTCGCGGCTCTTCTTCTACAACAAGGCCCTCTTCAAGGACGCCGGCATCAAGCACCCGCCGACCACCTGGGCGGAGCTCGCGCACGACGCGTCCAAGCTCAAGGACGACGGCGTCAAGGTGCCGTACGGGCTGCCGCTCGGTCCGGAGGAGGCGCAGGCCGAGTCCTTGATGTGGATGCTCGGCGCGGGCGGCAACTACACCGACGCGGTCGGCGGCTACAGCTTCGGCTCCAACGAGAACATCGCCGCCTTCACCTGGCTGAAGGACAACCTCGTCGCGAAGGGCCTCACCGGCCCCGGCGACCCGGCGACCACCAACCGCCGCACCGTCTTCGCCGACTTCCTGGCCGGCAAGGCCGGCATGATCAACGGCCACCCCACGCTGCTCGCCCAGGCCAAGGCCGCGCACATCGACGTCGGTGTCGCCGCACTGCCCGGCCAGCACGGCGCCCTGGCCGATACGCTCGGCGTGGCCGACTGGATGATGGCCTTCAAGCAGAAGGACGACCACCTCGCGGCGGACAGCGCCTTCCTGCGGTACGTCTACAGCTCGGACAATTCGCTGCGCTTCCTGGACCAGTACGGCCTGCTGCCGGTGACCACGAGCGCGTCGCAGGCGATGGAGCGCAACCCCAAGGACAAGGACATGCTGCAGTTCCTGGACCGGCTGCCCGAGGCGGCCTTCTACCCGGTCAACAAGACGTCCTGGGGCGCGGTCAGCGACCAGGTGAAGAAGTCGATCGGCGCGGCCGTCCACGGCTCTCCCGCGCAAGTCCTCAGCACATTGCAGCGGTTCGGTGTGGCGCAGGGCGGGAACTAG
- a CDS encoding glucosyl-3-phosphoglycerate synthase, producing the protein MLEEVERWLTARSWSAADRPLDLLLAAKRAAGPAGTISVVLPALDEEATVGEIVGAIRRDLMTPSAPLVDEVVVIDSGSRDATARVAADAGATVVARDAILPRVPAVAGKGEVLWRSLLVTSGEIVCFVDADLREFDSRFVSGIVGPLLTEPSVQLVKAMYDRPLETGGTVVPAGGGRVTELVARPLLNLHWPRLAGFVQPLGGEYAARRSLLEQLPFPVGYGVELGMLIDSLGLVGLDALGQVDVGVRHHRHQSGQALGRMAAAIYRTAHQRLARGHLVRPRLTQYDRASTGFVPSTHPVDTQERPPMLDVPEYRRRRAA; encoded by the coding sequence GTGCTGGAAGAGGTGGAGCGCTGGCTCACCGCCCGCTCCTGGTCGGCCGCCGACCGGCCGCTGGACCTGCTGCTCGCCGCCAAACGGGCGGCCGGTCCGGCGGGCACGATCAGCGTGGTCCTGCCCGCGCTGGACGAGGAGGCCACCGTCGGCGAGATCGTCGGCGCCATCCGCCGCGACCTGATGACGCCGTCCGCGCCGCTGGTCGACGAGGTCGTCGTGATCGACTCCGGCTCGCGCGACGCCACCGCCCGCGTCGCCGCGGACGCCGGCGCCACCGTCGTGGCGCGGGACGCCATCCTGCCGCGGGTACCGGCAGTGGCCGGAAAGGGCGAGGTGCTCTGGCGGTCGCTGCTGGTCACCAGCGGGGAGATCGTCTGCTTCGTCGACGCGGACTTGCGGGAGTTCGACTCCCGCTTCGTGTCGGGGATCGTCGGGCCGCTGCTCACCGAGCCGTCGGTGCAGCTGGTCAAAGCGATGTACGACCGCCCGCTGGAGACCGGCGGCACCGTCGTACCCGCCGGCGGCGGCCGCGTCACCGAACTCGTCGCCCGACCCCTGCTCAACCTCCACTGGCCCCGGCTCGCCGGCTTCGTCCAGCCCCTCGGCGGCGAGTACGCCGCCCGGCGGTCCCTGCTGGAACAGCTCCCCTTCCCCGTCGGCTACGGCGTCGAGCTGGGCATGCTCATCGACTCCCTCGGCCTCGTCGGCCTCGACGCGCTCGGCCAGGTGGACGTCGGTGTACGGCACCACCGCCACCAATCCGGCCAGGCGCTCGGCCGGATGGCCGCGGCCATCTACCGCACGGCGCACCAGCGGCTGGCCCGCGGCCACCTCGTCCGTCCCCGGCTCACCCAGTACGACCGCGCGTCGACCGGCTTCGTCCCCTCGACCCACCCGGTCGACACGCAGGAGCGCCCCCCGATGCTCGACGTCCCCGAATACCGCCGCCGCCGCGCGGCCTAG
- the thrC gene encoding threonine synthase, whose product MAVQTVAGTTASAFADNPHQDSFGPAVALSCRECGTRYPLTPVFACLECFGPLEVAYELPLGDPEELRRRIEAGPSNIWRYAPLLPVPSDVTEKQNLNPGWTKLVKADNLARELGITGGLYVKDDTGNPTHSFKDRVVAIALEAARTFGLTTLSCSSTGNLAGAVGAAAARAGFRSCVFIPHDLEQGKVVMAAVYGGELVAIEGSYDDVNRFCSELIGDPIGEGWGFVNVNLRPYYGEGSKTLAYEIAEQLGWRLPDNLVIPIASGSQLTKIDKGLQELIKLGLVEDKPYKIYGAQAEGCSPVSAAYKAGHDVVRPVKPDTIAKSLAIGNPADGPYVLDIARRTGGAVEDVNDEQVVDAIKLLARTEGIFAETAGGVTVGVLRKLIETGQLDPAAETVVLNTGDGLKTLDAVAPTTGPTATIRPTVAAFREAGLA is encoded by the coding sequence ATGGCTGTGCAGACTGTCGCCGGCACCACCGCTTCCGCTTTCGCGGACAATCCCCATCAGGACTCCTTCGGGCCTGCCGTCGCGCTGTCGTGCCGCGAGTGCGGCACCCGGTATCCGCTGACCCCGGTCTTCGCGTGCCTGGAGTGTTTCGGGCCGCTTGAGGTGGCCTACGAGCTGCCGCTGGGCGACCCCGAGGAGCTGCGCCGGCGGATCGAGGCGGGGCCCTCGAACATCTGGCGCTACGCCCCGCTGCTGCCGGTGCCCTCCGACGTCACCGAGAAGCAGAACCTCAACCCGGGCTGGACCAAGCTCGTCAAGGCCGACAACCTGGCGCGCGAGCTGGGCATCACCGGCGGGCTGTACGTGAAGGACGACACCGGCAACCCGACGCATTCCTTCAAGGACCGGGTCGTCGCGATCGCCCTGGAGGCGGCCCGCACCTTCGGCCTGACCACGCTGTCCTGCTCGTCGACCGGCAACCTGGCGGGCGCGGTCGGCGCCGCGGCGGCCAGGGCGGGCTTCCGCTCGTGCGTGTTCATCCCGCACGACCTGGAGCAGGGCAAGGTCGTGATGGCCGCGGTCTACGGCGGCGAGCTGGTCGCGATCGAGGGCTCGTACGACGACGTGAACCGTTTCTGCTCCGAGCTGATCGGCGACCCGATCGGCGAGGGCTGGGGCTTCGTCAACGTCAACCTGCGCCCGTACTACGGCGAGGGCTCCAAGACGCTGGCGTACGAGATCGCCGAGCAGCTCGGCTGGCGGCTGCCGGACAACCTGGTCATCCCGATCGCGTCGGGCTCGCAGCTCACCAAGATCGACAAGGGCCTGCAGGAGCTGATCAAGCTCGGCCTGGTCGAGGACAAGCCGTACAAGATCTACGGTGCCCAGGCCGAGGGCTGCTCGCCGGTGTCGGCGGCCTACAAGGCCGGGCACGACGTGGTGCGCCCGGTGAAGCCGGACACCATCGCCAAGTCGCTTGCCATCGGCAACCCGGCGGACGGCCCCTACGTGCTGGACATCGCACGACGGACCGGCGGTGCGGTCGAGGACGTGAACGACGAGCAGGTCGTGGACGCCATCAAGCTGCTGGCCCGCACCGAGGGGATCTTCGCCGAGACGGCCGGCGGGGTGACCGTGGGTGTGCTGAGGAAGCTGATCGAGACCGGGCAGCTCGACCCGGCCGCCGAGACCGTCGTGCTGAACACCGGCGACGGCCTGAAGACCCTGGACGCGGTGGCTCCGACCACCGGGCCGACCGCGACCATCCGTCCCACCGTTGCCGCTTTCCGAGAGGCTGGCCTCGCATGA
- a CDS encoding ROK family protein, with amino-acid sequence MRHVIALDVGGTGMKAALVAADGTLLHEDRRPTGRERGPDAVVTAILDFAADLRAHGIREHGEAAAAAGVAVPGIVDDVNGIAAYAANLGWKDVPLRALLSERLDGIPVALGHDVRTGGLAEGRIGAGRGTDRFLFLALGTGIAGAIGVEGRIEAGAHGCAGELGHVVVRPGGPECGCGQHGCMEVLASAAAVSRAWAAAGGGPAADAADCARAVEAGDPRAIEVWRDALDALAAGLVTGITLLDPRVLIIGGGLAEAGDTLFGPLRAAVEARTTFQKLPLIVPAALGDTAGCLGAGLLAWDLLSVEVSA; translated from the coding sequence GTGAGACATGTCATCGCCCTTGATGTGGGCGGCACCGGGATGAAGGCAGCCCTGGTCGCAGCCGACGGCACCCTGCTGCACGAGGACCGCAGGCCCACCGGCAGGGAGCGCGGCCCGGACGCCGTCGTGACCGCGATCCTGGACTTCGCCGCGGACCTGCGCGCCCACGGGATACGGGAGCACGGCGAGGCGGCCGCGGCCGCGGGCGTCGCCGTCCCCGGCATCGTGGACGACGTCAACGGCATCGCCGCCTACGCCGCCAACCTCGGCTGGAAGGACGTCCCGCTGCGGGCGCTGCTGTCCGAGCGGCTCGACGGCATCCCCGTCGCCCTGGGCCACGACGTGCGCACCGGCGGTCTCGCCGAGGGCCGGATCGGCGCCGGGCGCGGCACCGACCGCTTCCTCTTCCTGGCGCTGGGCACCGGCATCGCCGGCGCCATCGGCGTCGAAGGCCGCATCGAGGCGGGCGCGCACGGCTGCGCCGGCGAACTCGGCCACGTCGTCGTACGGCCCGGCGGCCCCGAATGCGGCTGCGGGCAGCACGGCTGCATGGAAGTGCTGGCCTCCGCCGCCGCCGTCTCCCGCGCCTGGGCCGCGGCCGGCGGCGGCCCCGCCGCCGACGCGGCGGACTGCGCCCGCGCCGTCGAGGCCGGCGACCCGCGCGCCATCGAGGTCTGGCGGGACGCGCTCGACGCGCTGGCCGCCGGCCTGGTCACCGGCATCACCCTGCTCGACCCCCGGGTGCTCATCATCGGCGGCGGCCTCGCGGAAGCCGGCGACACCCTCTTCGGCCCGCTGCGGGCGGCCGTCGAGGCGCGCACGACCTTCCAGAAGCTCCCCCTCATCGTCCCCGCCGCCCTGGGCGACACCGCTGGATGCCTGGGCGCCGGCCTGCTCGCCTGGGATCTACTCTCCGTGGAGGTATCCGCCTGA
- the otsB gene encoding trehalose-phosphatase yields MASAEIPTPTTPEGKEGLATLLAQPHRAVVALDFDGTLAPIVADPEQARAHPGAVPALARLAPHVAAVAVVTGRPAGVAVRYGGFAGVAALDHLVVLGHYGAERWDAHTAEMHNAGAHPGVTAVRAELPGFLDRNGAWHGTWIEDKGGRAVAVHTRRAEDPDAAFEALRTPLSELAAHHGLVVEPGRYVLELRPPGVDKGVALAAYLREVDAGCVLYGGDDLGDLAAFAAVQELRKEGLPGLLVASAGAPDSPEELTSQADLIVPGPAGVVALLDALADAITEEP; encoded by the coding sequence ATGGCTTCCGCGGAGATCCCGACGCCCACCACCCCCGAGGGCAAAGAAGGCCTCGCCACCCTGCTGGCGCAGCCACACCGCGCGGTCGTCGCGCTCGATTTCGACGGCACGCTGGCCCCGATCGTGGCGGACCCCGAGCAGGCCCGCGCCCACCCGGGCGCGGTCCCGGCGCTGGCCCGGCTCGCGCCGCACGTCGCGGCGGTGGCGGTCGTGACCGGCCGCCCCGCCGGCGTGGCGGTGCGATACGGCGGCTTCGCCGGTGTGGCCGCCCTCGACCACCTGGTCGTCCTGGGCCATTACGGCGCGGAGCGCTGGGACGCGCACACGGCGGAGATGCACAATGCCGGGGCGCATCCCGGCGTGACGGCGGTCCGCGCGGAGCTGCCCGGCTTCCTGGACCGCAACGGCGCCTGGCACGGCACCTGGATCGAGGACAAGGGCGGCCGTGCGGTGGCGGTGCACACCCGCCGCGCCGAGGACCCGGACGCCGCCTTCGAGGCGCTGCGCACCCCGTTGTCCGAACTGGCCGCACACCACGGCCTGGTGGTCGAGCCGGGCCGCTATGTCCTGGAGCTGCGCCCGCCGGGCGTGGACAAGGGCGTGGCGCTGGCGGCGTATCTGCGCGAGGTCGACGCGGGCTGCGTCCTCTACGGCGGTGACGACCTGGGCGACCTGGCCGCCTTCGCGGCGGTGCAGGAGCTGCGCAAGGAGGGCCTGCCCGGCCTGCTGGTGGCCAGCGCGGGCGCCCCCGACTCGCCCGAGGAGCTGACCTCGCAGGCCGACCTGATCGTCCCGGGCCCGGCGGGCGTGGTGGCCCTGCTCGACGCCCTGGCCGACGCGATCACCGAGGAGCCCTAG
- a CDS encoding trehalose-6-phosphate synthase, whose translation MDGSSRAARILVASNRGPVAYSVGDDGELRSRRGGGGVVSGLSAIESDGASLWVCAALTEGDREAVRRGVGEPGSRMIAVDQDVFHAAYNDIANSVLWFVHHMLYQTPLEPAFDADFRTQWAAYETYNAAFADAMAEEAAPGASVLVQDYHLALVPALLRERRPDLRIGHFSHTPWAPPDYFRLLPDDIAVALLEGILGSDRAAFLTRRWADAFAACCADVLGATVSQDRREVTHRGRTTRLGVHGLGADADFLRERAHRDDVAERMATLRAEVGPGRRLIVRVDRTELSKNIVRGLYAYRRLLTDRPGWRSRVVHVAFAYPSRQDLTVYREYTEEVARLAAEINAEFGTADWQPVLLKVDDDFARSLAAYRLADVALVNPIRDGMNLVAKEMPVVSDNGVALVLSREAGAFEELGDDAIVVNPYDVSATAEALNTALTLPDAERADRTKRLAAAATALPPTQWFLDQLGALDAQGSQGSQGS comes from the coding sequence ATGGACGGATCTTCGCGGGCTGCCCGGATTCTGGTCGCGTCCAACCGCGGACCGGTGGCTTACAGCGTCGGCGACGACGGCGAGCTGCGCAGCAGACGCGGGGGCGGCGGGGTCGTGTCCGGGCTGAGCGCCATCGAGTCGGACGGCGCGTCCCTGTGGGTGTGCGCCGCGCTCACCGAGGGCGACCGGGAGGCCGTGCGGCGCGGTGTCGGCGAGCCCGGCTCGCGGATGATCGCCGTCGATCAGGACGTCTTCCACGCGGCCTACAACGACATCGCGAATTCCGTGCTGTGGTTCGTGCACCACATGCTCTACCAGACCCCCCTCGAACCCGCCTTCGACGCGGACTTCCGCACCCAGTGGGCGGCCTACGAGACCTACAATGCGGCCTTCGCCGACGCCATGGCCGAGGAGGCCGCGCCCGGCGCCTCCGTGCTGGTGCAGGACTACCACCTCGCCCTGGTCCCCGCGTTGCTCCGGGAGCGCCGCCCCGACCTGCGGATCGGCCACTTCTCGCACACGCCGTGGGCGCCGCCGGACTATTTCCGGCTGCTGCCCGACGACATCGCAGTCGCCCTCCTGGAGGGCATCCTCGGGTCGGACCGTGCCGCCTTCCTGACCCGGCGCTGGGCCGACGCCTTCGCCGCCTGCTGCGCCGACGTCCTGGGCGCCACCGTCTCGCAGGACCGCCGCGAGGTGACGCACCGCGGGCGTACGACCAGGCTCGGCGTGCACGGCCTCGGCGCCGACGCCGACTTCCTGCGCGAGCGCGCCCACCGCGACGACGTGGCCGAGCGGATGGCCACGCTGCGGGCCGAGGTCGGCCCGGGGCGGCGGCTGATCGTCCGGGTGGACCGCACCGAACTGTCGAAGAACATCGTGCGCGGACTGTACGCGTACCGCAGGCTGCTCACCGACCGGCCCGGCTGGCGCAGCCGGGTGGTGCATGTGGCGTTCGCCTACCCCTCGCGGCAGGACCTGACGGTCTACCGGGAGTACACCGAGGAGGTCGCCCGGCTCGCCGCCGAGATCAACGCGGAATTCGGCACCGCCGACTGGCAGCCGGTGCTGCTCAAGGTCGACGACGACTTCGCGCGCTCGCTCGCGGCGTACCGCCTCGCGGACGTGGCGCTGGTCAACCCCATCAGGGACGGCATGAACCTGGTCGCCAAGGAGATGCCGGTGGTCTCCGACAACGGCGTCGCCCTGGTGCTCTCCCGCGAGGCGGGCGCCTTCGAGGAGCTGGGCGACGACGCGATCGTCGTCAACCCCTACGACGTCAGCGCCACCGCGGAGGCGCTGAACACCGCCCTCACCCTCCCGGACGCCGAGCGCGCCGACCGCACCAAGCGCCTCGCGGCGGCGGCCACCGCGCTCCCGCCGACCCAGTGGTTCCTCGACCAGCTCGGCGCGCTGGACGCCCAGGGCTCCCAGGGCTCCCAGGGCTCCTAG
- a CDS encoding DUF3263 domain-containing protein → MSESELSQRDRDILDFASRSWTGPGARDRAIRERLAISPTAYLQILNALLDDPRALAYAPATINRLRAARTTRRAQR, encoded by the coding sequence GTGAGCGAGTCCGAGCTGTCGCAGCGGGACCGGGACATCCTGGACTTCGCGTCCAGGTCCTGGACCGGTCCCGGCGCGCGCGACCGCGCCATCCGCGAGCGCCTCGCGATCTCGCCGACGGCCTATCTTCAAATCCTCAACGCCCTCCTGGACGACCCCCGCGCCCTCGCGTACGCCCCCGCCACGATCAACCGCCTCCGCGCAGCCCGCACCACCCGCCGCGCGCAGCGCTGA
- a CDS encoding cold-shock protein has product MAQGTVKWFNAEKGYGFIAVDGGADVFVHYSAIQMDGYRTLEEGQRVEFEISQGQKGPQADMVRLAG; this is encoded by the coding sequence ATGGCTCAGGGCACCGTCAAGTGGTTCAACGCGGAGAAGGGCTACGGCTTCATCGCGGTCGACGGTGGTGCGGATGTCTTCGTCCACTACAGCGCGATACAGATGGACGGATACCGCACCCTCGAAGAAGGCCAGCGAGTCGAGTTCGAAATCTCGCAGGGTCAGAAGGGGCCGCAGGCGGACATGGTCCGACTGGCCGGCTGA
- a CDS encoding MoaD/ThiS family protein translates to MSASVRIPTILRTYTGGQAEVQAEGGTLAAVIESLEKNHAGISARVLDDTGKLRRFVNVYVNDDDVRFSEGLATVVPDGASVSIIPAVAGG, encoded by the coding sequence ATGAGTGCTTCCGTACGTATCCCCACCATTCTCCGCACCTACACCGGCGGCCAGGCAGAGGTTCAGGCCGAGGGCGGGACGCTGGCCGCGGTGATCGAGTCGCTGGAAAAGAATCATGCGGGTATTTCCGCGCGGGTTCTCGACGACACCGGAAAGCTCCGCCGTTTCGTGAACGTCTATGTCAACGACGACGATGTCCGCTTTTCCGAGGGTCTTGCCACCGTGGTCCCCGACGGCGCGAGCGTGTCGATCATTCCCGCGGTCGCCGGCGGCTGA